AACATGGATTTGCTGAACGATTCGCCACCGAACCAGTAAAATCCTGCTTACCTGGGCCAGAACTTCTTTGGTTGGTGCCGGGCAATCTGCTATAATGGGAACAAGTGGACAGCCGGATAGGGGTGGGGACGGTGGCAGTGTGTGGCTGCGGCATCGACTTGGTGGAGATTGATCGGATTAGATTGGCACTGAAGCGGTTTGGCCCTCGGTTCTTGGAGCGGATATTTACTCCGGCTGAGCAGGCCTATTGCCTAGCTCGGAACAAGCCGGAGGAATCGTTGGCAGCCCGGTTTGCCGCTAAAGAGGCGGTGGCGAAAGCGTTAGGGTTGGGGCTGGGCCAGTTTTGCTGGCCGGATATCGAGATCGTGCGCTCGGGTAACCACCGGCCAAAGGTAAAGCTGACCGGGAGCGCCTTAGCTCGGGCCCAGGCCCTTGGGGTTGAGCGGGTGCTGATTTCTTTGTCTCATACCCACCACCAGGCAGTGGCCCAAGCCATTGCCGTGGTTGAATCTTAACACCGGCGCTTTGCGCCGGTGGACAAAGCGGGTAAGGGGTGAGTCTTGTGCGTCTGGTAACGGCAAAGGAGATGCGAGCGGCAGACAAGTATACGATTGAGGAGCTGGGAATACCCAGCCTTGTTCTAATGGAGGAAGCCGGTCGCCAAGTGGCAGAGCTCTGTCTGAGGCTTCTGCAGGAGGGACAGGGCCGGGGACGGGTTTTTGTCTGGGCCGGCCGGGGCAATAACGGCGGCGATGGTTTTGTGGTGGCGCGCCGCTTGGGACTGGCCGGCTACCATACCGAAGTGTTCTTAGTTTGTCCTGACCCGGAGCAGATAACAGGGCCGGCCCGACAAAATCTGGACATCTTGCGGCGCCTGAACATAGCCGTAAACCAAGCCTGGACCGAAGAAGAGATCGCCGCTGCCACTAAGGTGGCTGCCTCCGGCGATCTCCAGGTGGATGCTCTTTTGGGCACCGGTACCAGAGGGGCTCTAACCGGGCCCATGGCTGAGGCGGTGGGGGCCATGAACCGGGCGGCGGTGCCCATTGTGGCCATTGACCTCCCTTCCGGGCTCCAGGCAGACACCGGGGAGATCTTAGGGCCGGGGGTGCGGGCCAGTTATACGGTGACCATCGGGCGGACGAAACCGGGACTCGTTACTTACCCGGGAGCGGAGTATGTGGGCCAGCTTCAGATAGCTGACATTGGTATCCCTCCCGAGGCTTATGATCGAAGACAGCCGGAAACGTTCTTAGTGGAAAGGCCGGAGGTGACGGCGATAGTACCTGTGTGGCCGCCTACGGTCCATAAAGGGGAGCGGGGCCGAGTATTTATTGCCGGCGGCTCGCCGGGGCTTACCGGCGCAGCTTGTCTGGCCAGCCAGGCGGCCCTTCGGGCCGGGGCCGGGTTGGTGACCCTGGGTGTACCGGAGAGCTTACATTATCTAATGGAAATCAAACTCACCGAAGTCATGACAACCCCGTTGCCGGAAGCGGATAACAGCACTTTCGGTCGTGGCGCGGCGGAGATAATTCTAGAGCGAGCCGGGCAGGCTGACGCTTTGGCCATCGGGCCCGGTCTAGGGCAGGGTGAGGAACTGCCGCGTCTTCTGGCTCAGGTGGTGCGGGAAGTAGCCGTTCCCACGGTGATCGATGCCGACGGCCTTAATGCGCTGGCCGGGCAAACCGATGTCTTAGCTGACAAAGGAGCCCCGATTATCCTGACTCCCCATCCAGGGGAGTTGGCCCGATTATGCGAGAGCACTGTGGCCGAGGTTCAGGCTCACCGAC
The DNA window shown above is from Bacillota bacterium and carries:
- a CDS encoding NAD(P)H-hydrate dehydratase, whose product is MRLVTAKEMRAADKYTIEELGIPSLVLMEEAGRQVAELCLRLLQEGQGRGRVFVWAGRGNNGGDGFVVARRLGLAGYHTEVFLVCPDPEQITGPARQNLDILRRLNIAVNQAWTEEEIAAATKVAASGDLQVDALLGTGTRGALTGPMAEAVGAMNRAAVPIVAIDLPSGLQADTGEILGPGVRASYTVTIGRTKPGLVTYPGAEYVGQLQIADIGIPPEAYDRRQPETFLVERPEVTAIVPVWPPTVHKGERGRVFIAGGSPGLTGAACLASQAALRAGAGLVTLGVPESLHYLMEIKLTEVMTTPLPEADNSTFGRGAAEIILERAGQADALAIGPGLGQGEELPRLLAQVVREVAVPTVIDADGLNALAGQTDVLADKGAPIILTPHPGELARLCESTVAEVQAHRLPLARELAQEWGVVLVLKGARTVVATPEGVCYLNSTGGPALATGGSGDVLTGIIASFLAQGLTPTEAAVAGTFVHGLAGDRAGQQVGGDGGVVAGDLVSALPGVLTTVAPAVMGPAGTKYQRV
- the acpS gene encoding holo-ACP synthase — encoded protein: MCGCGIDLVEIDRIRLALKRFGPRFLERIFTPAEQAYCLARNKPEESLAARFAAKEAVAKALGLGLGQFCWPDIEIVRSGNHRPKVKLTGSALARAQALGVERVLISLSHTHHQAVAQAIAVVES